In Pseudophryne corroboree isolate aPseCor3 chromosome 3, aPseCor3.hap2, whole genome shotgun sequence, a genomic segment contains:
- the LOC135056395 gene encoding beta-microseminoprotein A1-like, with translation MAMEYLLRSLLAAVMVSMCCAHCETQKGGRILQNVQKHKLIFEPGCWKGNTFYKLNNEWREEKCMKCSCSGDNLITCCLDVEKPVFKDSENCGIALNHEQCKYDVIQKDPRKSCEVDYYL, from the exons ATGGCCATG GAATATTTGCTTCGTTCTCTACTTGCTGCGGTCATGGTATCTATGTGTTGTGCACATTGTGAAACGCAGAAAGGCGGAAGAATCCTTCAGAATGTTCAAAAACATAAACTAATATTTGAACCCG GCTGCTGGAAGGGAAACACATTTTACAAACTGAACAATGAGTGGAGGGAAGAAAAATGCATGAAGTGCAGTTGCAGTGGAGACAACTTAATAACGTGCTGTTTAGA TGTAGAAAAGCCAGTTTTCAAAGATTCCGAGAACTGTGGCATTGCTTTGAACCATGAACAATGTAAATATGACGTTATACAGAAGGATCCTAGAAAGAGCTGTGAAGTCGATTACTATCTCTAA